In Papaver somniferum cultivar HN1 unplaced genomic scaffold, ASM357369v1 unplaced-scaffold_80, whole genome shotgun sequence, the following proteins share a genomic window:
- the LOC113345014 gene encoding putative F-box protein At3g23970: protein MAYPDLHSGFMSRNQHLFSFKFLKNHKPFQGPRLLLLGSCNGLVLCISRIGEEHSRYHVCNPLTQTWVSLPLPPGSQIKLFDVCGIFFDYSLSSFASCYKVVRIPQFKEPSKNFNVEIYSSDLGIWESFQVSCDENVVWRFPAFDKLVILNGALFWIQGGSRMLVYNLNQINKSDGHQCSLINLPDMEFDDTEFLHFSSHIGESEGWLCYAKARKAASEITVSVWVLNMGNWEMLHKDISVGGICEEVLSRKGKAAGIQVLGFSPVDRNIVLLGCKKWVWGFNIKTRSFEEFCLDNRHVHDASMMFLPFVLKPMPTVPFWTK, encoded by the coding sequence ATGGCATATCCTGATTTACATTCAGGGTTTATGTCTAGAAATCAACATTTGTTCTCTTTTAAGTTTCTTAAaaatcacaaaccatttcaaGGACCTAGACTACTCCTGTTAGGTTCTTGTAATGGTTTGGTACTCTGTATTTCACGTATTGGAGAAGAGCACAGTAGGTATCATGTTTGTAATCCACTAACTCAGACATGGGTTTCACTTCCATTACCACCTGGTTCCCAGATTAAATTATTTGATGTTTGTGGTATATTTTTTGATTATTCCTTATCATCATTTGCTAGTTGTTATAAGGTTGTGCGTATCCCACAGTTTAAGGAGCCCTCGAAGAATTTCAATGTTGAGATATATTCTTCTGATCTGGGCATATGGGAAAGTTTTCAAGTTTCGTGTGATGAAAATGTCGTGTGGCGATTCCCTGCGTTTGATAAACTTGTTATCCTTAATGGTGCTTTGTTTTGGATTCAAGGGGGGAGTAGAATGTTAGTTTACAATCTCAATCAGATTAATAAAAGTGATGGTCATCAATGTAGTTTGATTAATTTGCCAGATATGGAGTTTGATGATACTGAGTTTCTTCACTTTAGTAGTCATATTGGTGAGTCAGAAGGTTGGCTCTGTTACGCCAAAGCTAGAAAGGCAGCAAGTGAAATTACTGTGAGTGTTTGGGTGCTCAATATGGGCAACTGGGAAATGTTGCACAAGGATATTTCAGTTGGCGGTATCTGCGAGGAAGTGCTTTCTCGCAAAGGTAAAGCTGCAGGAATCCAAGTTTTAGGTTTCAGTCCGGTAGACCGAAACATTGTTTTGCTCGGTTGCAAGAAATGGGTTTGGGGGTTTAATATCAAGACGAGAAGCTTTGAAGAGTTCTGTTTGGATAACAGACATGTACATGATGCAAGTATGATGTTCCTGCCGTTTGTGCTAAAGCCAATGCCGACAGTACCCTTTTGGACAAAGTGA